A single Anaerolineales bacterium DNA region contains:
- a CDS encoding GAF domain-containing sensor histidine kinase: MTELPSRPVSDTAALRNYPRVYQRYERLLETSSDLASTLELDSLLGRIVEVAAELTEAEAASLLLYDVETHHLYFEAATAGIDEAMGKTPIPVTNSIAGWVFTEGKSILVDDVLRDARFFREVDVLTRFQTRNVLAAPLRTKDKTIGVIEVVNKRQGMFDEDDVRLLQTLAAQAAVAIENSRLFQQSDLIAEMVHELRTPLASLTAASYLLQRPDLPEDQRSKLGATVQSEVRRLNEMATDFLELSRLESGRVRMTREPVHLGGLITECLEIIRPLAEAEQIRLEEHTDRDIPPVHGDRNRLKQLVLNLLTNAMKFNHRGGVVAVGLLRQGDLAELSVRDSGRGIPPDSIAHIFERFYRVPEQESTTAGTGLGLTIAKRIVENHGGRVTLESEVGVGSTFTVLLPVGPRDPPAPPTVTPAPA; the protein is encoded by the coding sequence GTGACCGAACTCCCCTCTAGGCCGGTGTCCGACACGGCCGCCCTTCGCAACTACCCCCGCGTCTATCAGCGCTACGAGCGTCTGTTGGAGACCTCCTCGGACCTTGCCTCGACGCTGGAGCTGGACTCGCTTCTCGGGCGGATCGTCGAAGTGGCGGCGGAGCTGACAGAGGCCGAAGCCGCCTCCTTGCTGCTCTACGACGTTGAAACGCATCATCTGTATTTCGAAGCCGCGACCGCCGGGATCGATGAAGCCATGGGCAAGACCCCCATCCCGGTGACCAACAGCATCGCCGGGTGGGTCTTCACCGAGGGCAAGTCGATCCTGGTGGACGATGTTCTACGCGATGCCCGCTTCTTCCGCGAGGTCGACGTCCTCACTCGATTCCAGACCCGAAACGTGCTGGCGGCGCCATTGCGGACCAAAGACAAGACCATCGGAGTCATCGAGGTCGTCAACAAGCGACAGGGGATGTTCGATGAGGACGATGTCCGTCTGTTGCAGACCCTGGCAGCGCAGGCGGCCGTGGCCATTGAGAACAGCCGCTTGTTCCAGCAGAGCGACCTGATCGCCGAGATGGTACATGAACTCCGAACGCCGCTGGCCTCGCTGACCGCGGCCTCCTACCTGCTCCAACGCCCCGATCTGCCGGAGGATCAGCGCTCCAAGCTGGGTGCGACGGTGCAATCCGAGGTCCGGCGGCTGAACGAGATGGCCACGGACTTCCTCGAACTCTCGCGCCTGGAGTCTGGACGCGTCCGCATGACCCGCGAGCCGGTCCATCTGGGAGGCCTGATTACCGAGTGCCTGGAGATCATCCGGCCTTTGGCCGAGGCCGAGCAGATCCGGCTCGAAGAGCACACCGACCGCGACATCCCCCCGGTGCACGGTGACCGCAACCGGCTGAAACAGTTGGTGCTCAACCTGCTCACCAACGCCATGAAGTTCAACCATCGAGGCGGGGTCGTGGCCGTCGGGCTGTTGCGCCAGGGCGACCTGGCGGAGCTGAGCGTTCGCGACAGCGGCCGCGGCATCCCGCCCGACAGCATTGCCCATATCTTCGAACGCTTCTACCGGGTGCCCGAGCAAGAGTCCACCACCGCGGGCACCGGCCTTGGCCTGACCATCGCCAAGCGCATCGTCGAGAACCATGGGGGCCGGGTGACGTTGGAGAGCGAAGTCGGGGTCGGCAGCACCTTCACCGTGCTCCTGCCGGTCGGCCCGCGGGATCCCCCGGCTCCACCCACGGTCACGCCCGCTCCAGCCTAG
- a CDS encoding response regulator → MAEKILIVDDDIDTLKLVGLMLERQGYSIAVASNGSLGLNKAAAERPDLILLDVMMPDMDGYEVTRRLRADPALAHIPIIMFTAKTMVDDKVAGFEAGVDDYLTKPTHPAELSAHVKAVLARSVQTQSTPVEKAKVLSFLGARGGVGTSTLSINISVVLKGLGQDVVLAEMNPGGGSMALSLGLAETPALSNLLTRSLKDIHLRSVESALTDHNTGIRVLMTSARPRETELDQAIPQMEAVVKNLSTICTLVVLDLGNGMRPHVVPLLNMSDRAVLMVEPVYPSTSLARNLLDDLQQSGINRHKISLALMTRERTSLQLPWQQVEAELGIELAGLVSPAPEQAHQADQNGTPLVLLHPNSLVGDQIRKLASRLATLLQLKEN, encoded by the coding sequence ATGGCCGAGAAGATACTGATCGTCGACGACGATATCGACACGCTGAAACTGGTCGGCTTGATGCTCGAGCGGCAGGGCTACTCAATCGCCGTGGCGAGCAACGGATCGCTGGGGCTGAACAAGGCCGCCGCCGAGCGCCCGGACCTGATCCTGCTCGACGTCATGATGCCGGACATGGACGGCTACGAGGTGACCCGGCGCCTGCGGGCGGACCCGGCGTTGGCTCACATCCCGATCATCATGTTCACGGCCAAGACCATGGTCGACGACAAAGTCGCCGGATTCGAGGCCGGGGTCGACGACTATCTGACCAAGCCGACCCATCCGGCAGAGCTCTCCGCCCATGTGAAGGCCGTCCTGGCTCGCTCGGTCCAGACTCAGTCTACCCCAGTCGAGAAGGCCAAGGTGCTGTCCTTCCTTGGAGCCCGCGGGGGCGTGGGTACGAGCACCCTGTCCATCAACATCTCAGTCGTGCTGAAGGGCCTCGGGCAGGATGTTGTCCTGGCTGAGATGAACCCCGGCGGGGGATCGATGGCCCTCAGCTTGGGGCTGGCCGAGACCCCCGCCCTGTCGAACCTGCTCACCCGTTCACTGAAGGACATCCACCTGCGTTCGGTTGAGTCGGCGTTGACCGACCACAACACCGGCATCCGGGTGCTGATGACCTCAGCCCGGCCCCGGGAGACGGAACTCGACCAGGCCATCCCCCAGATGGAAGCTGTCGTCAAGAACCTGTCGACGATCTGCACGCTGGTGGTGTTGGACCTGGGCAATGGCATGCGCCCGCACGTGGTCCCACTGCTGAACATGAGTGACCGGGCGGTCCTGATGGTCGAACCGGTGTACCCGTCGACGTCGCTGGCTCGCAACCTGCTCGACGACCTGCAGCAGAGCGGGATCAATCGCCACAAGATCAGCCTGGCCCTGATGACCCGCGAGCGAACGAGCCTGCAGCTCCCCTGGCAACAGGTCGAAGCCGAGCTGGGGATCGAGCTGGCCGGCCTGGTGTCTCCTGCGCCGGAGCAAGCCCATCAGGCCGATCAGAATGGAACCCCGCTCGTCCTGCTGCACCCGAACTCCCTGGTCGGCGATCAGATCCGCAAACTCGCCTCCCGCCTAGCTACCCTCCTCCAGCTCAAGGAGAACTAG